Part of the Burkholderia humptydooensis genome, CCGCGCGGCGGCTGTCGACCGATCGCGGCGGCGCGGGCGGCGCGATCGTCAACGTGTCGTCGATCGCCGCGCGGCTCGGCTCGCCGGACGAGTACGTCGACTATGCGGGGTCGAAGGGCGCGGTCGACACGTTGACGCTCGGCCTCGCGAAGGAGCTCGGCCCGCACGGCGTGCGCGTGAATGCGGTGCGCCCGGGCCTCATCGCGACCGAGATCCATGCGAGCGGCGGCCAGCCCGGCCGTGCCGAGCGGCTCGGCGTGCAGACGCCGCTCGGACGCGCAGGCGACGCCGACGAGGTCGCCGAGTCGATCGTCTGGCTGCTGAGCGACGCGGCGTCGTACGTGACGGGCGCGCTGCTCGACGTCGGCGGCGGGCGCTGACGCGCGGGCGGCGGCGCGCCGCGCCCGCCGCCGACGTCCGCCAGTCTTATCCTTTCCGGCAAGCCGCCGCGCCATCCGGGCCCGCAATGTTTCGCGCTACGAAAGTTCCTCGCGCCCGCATACAAAACTTCACAATTCTCTGCACTCTTTACAGATTTTCTCCACAATTTCCGTAAACGTTCGTAACAGTCCCGTGGTTTACTAACGGCGACTGCGGCGTATGCCGCGCACATCGCTCCCGCCCTCTCGCGGCCCGAAATCGGCCGGACCCACGCAGTCCGGCCGGCACACACGAAGAGATCACCCAGCATGCAGGGAAATGCCACGCCCGGCAGCCGGCGCGCGCCCGCTTCCGCACATCACGCCGGCCCGCCCGAAAATCATTCGCGCTCGCC contains:
- a CDS encoding SDR family oxidoreductase — its product is MTNPSAKVVLITGASRGIGRATALLAAARGWSVGINYARDAAAADATADAVRATGAQACVVRGDVANEADVIAMFDALQSAFGRLDALVNNAGIVAPSLPLADMDAARLKRVFDTNVLGAYLCAREAARRLSTDRGGAGGAIVNVSSIAARLGSPDEYVDYAGSKGAVDTLTLGLAKELGPHGVRVNAVRPGLIATEIHASGGQPGRAERLGVQTPLGRAGDADEVAESIVWLLSDAASYVTGALLDVGGGR